A single region of the Anopheles funestus chromosome X, idAnoFuneDA-416_04, whole genome shotgun sequence genome encodes:
- the LOC125765944 gene encoding uncharacterized protein LOC125765944 isoform X4: MAYIRTVRNFPVAKHNGRRAFPLVRVMVSSASRQPDAQNMEAGSESAGEVTSVATPATAATGTSERYTRVKVESPEPTAESPQSETENTANDQDMEVDGAKVLHREVEVPSPAADTLEVVKSTSPAAAGSSEEDGANHFHRQQRRSSSSSGSNPTHRQQSANKQRSEHLHQLTDDMLRRKTMNNNSSTVPNNNSTRGGGVGKRSLESTAEMLLQQQRRQAAAAATATSLGKQQQQHTRGTGGHRRAEDEEEETEDGPVGSEPGKRYVCPICDSVSPTQRAFTDHIRLHNAESESAATAVASATFCCKICSKVLSSASSLDRHVLVHTGERPFNCKYCSLTFTTNGNMHRHMRTHKYPSGRDSFESDAGGGGGGGGGGGISASGGGSSSDGSGGGGAGGNKTVRSSGRTGHGGSAATAATAANRHYRKKKEEEPEEDEDADEDDDYGQPKKKKRALFASGEDQDEEELTMMEEQASSTRRRRKEHDLLMNVDNMEDRQQHHLNHHREEADLEDDGEFDDEEHSGGKRKATLGGSERAQQYRKVRTINNNLLEGSVIESGQRYCCPVCVRNDFASMLSLEQHLDREHPTIPAKCRHCEIMFRSHKALNAHRCSNNNYQNITPGFKDLTFVDFSSEKFPLIAKNLCEQSIRTPVTSQKYECTRCYRAFPCSKTLSMHAADCCSGGVGGTGGERTSATGQRRKRAPSESDSSDDVSGSDVGSCYDDRQHNRTYDEDRHRDHRNQQQQQQQQQQQQQHHVQQGHLRREDFFANLDLQNRSVGTFSEAPTTPSSLDKSFSSPVPVLKQEPLASPTDSTPPAALPTYYSSNMALYHAHQQQQQQHQQMVDSGKDLADIQSIINVASSGGLFGRQLDGGSHTPLSGLLDAASLGKDGAGSDSGMYAHSTGSRDEPEEAQDAFTAEFRRMKLRGQFPCRICTAVFPNLRALKGHNRTHVTAAGPGPYQCNMCRYVVSDKATLIRHMRTHNGDRPYECALCNYAFTTKANCERHLRNRHGRTTREDVKRAIIYHPAEDSSCDDPLKKLQLFNTPPADGSYTPTMLASATYQDEQSLPEARSSTPLQSQELKDMLMPQLSLSFVAAAAAAGTNHSPQLDTSLLLQTTPLVGGVGNGTFGTAVAAKIQVKSLEKLNQLTPPKEDDEDEDEDALDEEQEQQLLEDSTNISSKQTTPIAPASGEALSQKAATKHSAGVAGEANSNPLPIDLSMDALDLSKKSNAFSRKPVPTSTPTVPMLSTDGEDEDDDMEGVPMHRHRAELLHPVNGVDSEPRSLVSRKHSGNGTKQQHVAPPAKDTDAEDDETVHRRGELPKLSKVNLAQQQQQFQLFNDTFAKLDPMHFFQLYQLYNSLQLPSFPLHAAPFLQSHMLPSSAAALGELLGKDFGLGALPNLAAAAAVTAAATTSSGRNHRHPLLVNPFYPPPGTDTPPNSVSKSGDCMTGDIGTAATVATPKQLLTPSSPSPMSTPIGGSSTGGTIGGTNGGNNQQLHAGSGSPVTSTAALAAAAAAAAAAGVGSFGVSPLSAAAGGASSSGVGPVKMVIKNGVLMPKQKQRRYRTERPFACEHCSARFTLRSNMERHIKQQHPQFWSQRQRGGHHLMRRGGGGGGNSSSAASMSATNSSVGSLVTALQGAFGAGGGMHGSGNGSGAISEQVKYAILAQQSGKGSGGMCGVGSNSQDGAASHLNPLLHNMIVQGAAGQWNQQQQQHQRLNHHYGQQQTAVMSSGLAGRRMGGGARGETEEDDDDDCREDRPYEGATPILSQRYRRRRRRLQSHLDQDGEFLRRGFDEGGNLHKMAYDEEERQMAPPVDHQEEENEEDEEEEGAAEEGHDKAEEDDEEDDAQLVIDEEEECGTRMLKLQVPDSKNAPNLAAYNEPKDGLGANGGDGDSHPEHGGSMNRILKQKLEENRTKAEIGDKVAKVQEQTTMNSPQQQQPSCKQSKQHNQTATASPTVTRKTSSSSSSSSSSSLINHDESGSSDLVPVSKLLDNAVNPALESFFSRPEVQVPLSQDHSDEEGLVASGSASESNNSGTDDPNPSAVALAHQQQKKKSAYSLAPNRVSCPYCQRMFPWSSSLRRHILTHTGQKPFKCSQCTLLFTTKSNCDRHLLRKHGDVESAVSIPVPIDDLLDPKPEPIPVAVAEAMCKKISGKGTRSAAVTSLKGPEQQLQQQQQQQQVNVEEEEHQPDAGQSKDKDCEVAAVASKNDSLVVAAINRRESEDEENVKLNPVFDKKNGSEGGKQDEVEEEEEEDEDEEKEELEDKTSNEQEVKETRHRRSARRHHRDETMENGDEEESRQRRFNQHHSENTPDTAMEEEEGEGKEGLFSVGGLPDLPYKCHLCDVSTAERVSCLEHIKQTHPQEFTTLMAKVSLEAAASATESEAHTGSPDDDESGNNNNNNNNNNSGKYLDYANRKVGLRLSAHSVCVASGRRKT, from the exons ATG GCATACATTAGGACTGTTCGTAACTTTCCCGTTGCCAAACACAACGGAAGGAGAGCCTTTCCTTTGGTGAGAGTGATGGTTTCTTCTGCTTCGCGGCAACCGGACGCTCAAAACATGGAAGCCGGAAGTGAGAGTGCGGGAGAAGTTACCAGCGTTGCCACACCAGCCACTGCTGCAACCGGTACATCCGAGCGGTATACGAGGGTAAAGGTGGAGTCACCGGAACCAACGGCAGAGTCACCGCAGAGCGAAACAGAGAACACAGCCAACGATCAGGATATGGAGGTGGATGGTGCGAAGGTGCTGCACCGCGAAGTGGAAGTACCGTCACCGGCAGCAGATACGCTGGAGGTCGTCAAAAGCACATCACCGGCAGCAGCTGGTAGTAGCGAGGAGGATGGTGCAAATCATTTCCATCGCCAGCAACGCCggagtagcagcagtagcggcAGCAACCCAACTCACCGCCAGCAGTCGGCCAATAAGCAACGCAGCGAGCATCTGCACCAGCTGACGGATGATATGCTGCGGCGGAAAACGatgaacaacaacagcagcacagTGCCTAACAACAACAGTACCAGGGGCGGTGGAGTCGGTAAACGGTCGCTAGAATCGACGGCGGAGATGctactgcagcagcagcgtcgCCAAGCGGCGGCAGCGGCTACAGCAACGTCGCTCgggaagcaacagcagcagcatacacGCGGTACGGGCGGCCATAGGCGAGCAGAAGACGAGGAGGAAGAAACGGAGGATGGTCCCGTTGGGTCGGAACCGGGGAAGCGATACGTTTGCCCAATCTGTGACAGTGTGTCACCGACGCAGCGTGCCTTTACCGATCACATCCGGCTGCACAATGCCGAGTCTGAGTCGGCAGCGACGGCGGTTGCGTCAGCAACCTTCTGCTGCAAAATCTGCTCCAAGGTGCTGTCGTCGGCATCATCGCTCGATCGGCACGTGCTGGTACATACGGGCGAACGGCCATTCAACTGCAAGTACTGCAGCCTCACGTTCACCACCAACGGGAATATGCATCGGCACATGCGCACCCACAAGTACCCATCGGGACGTGACAGCTTCGAGAGTGatgccggtggtggtggtggtggtggaggcggCGGTGGCATTAGTGCCAGCGGAGGCGGTTCATCGTCTGACGGTAGCGGTGGAGGAGGAGCAGGAGGAAACAAGACTGTccgcagcagtggccgcacgGGTCACGGTggttcagcagcaacagcagcaactgcagcaaATCGACATTATCgcaagaaaaaggaagaagaaccAGAGGAGGATGAAGACGCGGACGAGGATGATGATTATGGGCagccaaagaagaagaagcgtgCACTGTTCGCTAGTGGGGAAGATCAGGACGAGGAAGAGCTAACGATGATGGAGGAGCAGGCGAGCAGTACTAGACGTCGCCGTAAGGAGCACGATCTGCTGATGAACGTCGATAACATGGAGGATCGACAGCAACACCATCTGAATCATCATCGCGAGGAGGCAGACTTGGAGGACGATGGTGAATTTGACGATGAGGAACACAGCGGTGGCAAACGGAAGGCAACGTTAGGTGGTAGCGAACGGGCACAACAGTATCGCAAGGTGCGCACCATCAACAACAATCTGCTGGAAGGCTCGGTGATCGAAAGTGGCCAGCGGTACTGCTGTCCGGTTTGTGTGCGAAACGATTTCGCCAGCATGCTCAGCCTGGAGCAGCATCTGGACCGGGAACATCCGACCATACCGGCGAAATGCCGACACTGCGAGATTATGTTCCGCAGCCACAAGGCGCTGAATGCGCACCGTTGCAGCAATAACAACTACCAAAACATAACGCCCGGCTTCAAGGATCTTACCTTTGTGGACTTTTCCAGCGAGAAGTTTCCACTGATCGCGAAGAACCTGTGCGAGCAGAGCATCCGGACGCCGGTGACGAGCCAGAAGTACGAGTGTACCCGTTGCTACCGGGCATTCCCCTGCTCGAAGACGCTCTCGATGCATGCGGCCGACTGTTGCAGTGGTGGCGTGGGCGGTACCGGTGGCGAACGAACCTCTGCTACTGGGCAAAGACGCAAGCGGGCACCGAGCGAATCGGACTCGTCGGATGATGTGTCCGGTTCGGATGTGGGTTCGTGTTACGACGATCGGCAGCATAACCGAACGTACGATGAGGACCGGCATCGAGATCATCgcaatcaacagcagcaacagcagcagcaacagcaacaacagcaacaccacGTACAGCAGGGTCATCTTCGGCGCGAAGATTTCTTCGCCAACTTGGATCTGCAGAATCGTTCGGTCGGTACGTTTTCGGAGGCACCGACCACACCATCATCGCTGGACAAATCATTCTCGTCACCGGTGCCGGTACTGAAGCAGGAACCGCTCGCATCGCCGACCGACTCGACTCCACCCGCCGCCCTGCCAACGTACTACTCCTCCAACATGGCGCTCTACCATgcacaccagcagcagcagcagcaacaccagcagATGGTTGACAGCGGTAAGGATTTAGCCGACATTCAGTCAATCATCAATGTGGCATCGTCGGGTGGTTTGTTCGGTCGACAACTCGATGGTGGCAGCCATACACCACTGTCTGGGCTGCTCGACGCTGCTTCGCTCGGTAAGGACGGTGCAGGCAGTGACAGTGGCATGTATGCCCACTCGACTGGATCACGGGACGAGCCGGAAGAAGCGCAGGATGCGTTTACTGCCGAGTTCCGCCGTATGAAGCTGCGTGGGCAGTTCCCGTGCCGCATCTGTACGGCAGTCTTTCCGAATCTGCGTGCCCTCAAGGGTCACAATCGGACGCACGTGACGGCGGCCGGACCGGGTCCGTACCAGTGCAATATGTGCCGGTATGTGGTTAGCGACAAGGCGACACTGATCCGACATATGCGCACACACAACGGGGACCGACCGTACGAGTGTGCCCTGTGCAACTATGCCTTCACGACGAAGGCAAATTGTGAACGGCATCTCCGCAACCGGCATGGACGTACGACCCGTGAAGATGTGAAGCGCGCCATCATCTACCATCCGGCGGAGGATTCATCCTGTGACGATCCGCTCAAGAAGCTGCAACTGTTCAACACACCACCGGCGGACGGTTCGTACACGCCGACCATGCTGGCGAGTGCCACGTACCAGGATGAGCAAAGTTTGCCGGAAGCACGCAGCAGCACCCCGCTGCAGTCGCAGGAGCTGAAGGATATGCTTATGCCACAGTTGTCGCTAAGCTTTGtagcagccgcagcagcagccggtACGAACCATAGCCCCCAGCTAGATACAAGCCTGCTCCTGCAGACAACACCACTCGTTGGAGGTGTGGGCAATGGTACATTCGGTACGGCGGTAGCAGCCAAAATACAGGTGAAGAGCCTTGAGAAATTGAACCAACTGACACCACCGAAGGAGgacgatgaggatgaggatgaggatgCACTCGACGAGGAACAGGAACAGCAGCTACTGGAGGATTCGACCAACATTTCTAGCAAGCAAACAACACCGATTGCACCAGCCAGTGGTGAAGCATTATCGCAAAAGGCTGCTACTAAACATTCGGCAGGTGTAGCAGGAGAAGCAAACAGTAACCCACTACCAATCGATTTAAGCATGGATGCGCTCGATCTCAGCAAGAAGTCGAACGCGTTTAGTCGTAAACCTGTACCGACAAGCACACCAACAGTGCCGATGCTGTCCACAGACGGTGAGGACGAAGACGATGATATGGAGGGTGTGCCAATGCATCGCCACCGGGCGGAACTGTTGCATCCGGTCAATGGTGTTGATAGCGAACCACGCTCGCTGGTGTCTAGGAAGCATTCCGGCAATGGAACCAAACAGCAGCACGTCGCACCACCAGCAAAGGACACGGATGCGGAGGACGACGAGACGGTTCACCGTCGGGGTGAGTTGCCGAAGCTGTCGAAGGTTAATCtggcgcagcagcagcaacagtttcAGCTGTTCAACGATACGTTTGCCAAACTCGATCCGATGCACTTCTTCCAGCTTTACCAGCTGTACAACTCACTGCAGCTACCATCGTTTCCGCTGCATGCGGCACCGTTTTTGCAAAGCCACATGCTACCGAGTTCGGCGGCTGCCCTCGGCGAACTGTTGGGCAAGGACTTTGGTTTGGGCGCACTGCCGAATCTGGCAGCGGCGGCAGCAGTAACAGCGGCGGCCACAACCAGCAGTGGCCGCAACCATCGTCATCCGTTGCTGGTGAATCCGTTCTATCCACCGCCGGGTACCGATACACCACCGAACAGTGTTTCCAAGTCGGGCGATTGTATGACTGGTGATATCGGTACGGCTGCTACCGTTGCAACACCGAAGCAGCTGCTAACGCCCTCATCGCCTTCGCCGATGTCGACACCGATCGGCGGTAGTAGTACCGGTGGCACGATTGGAGGAACAAACGGTGGCAACAATCAACAACTGCATGCCGGTAGCGGTTCGCCAGTGACTTCGACCGCTGCATtagcagccgcagcagcagcagccgccgcCGCCGGTGTCGGTAGCTTCGGCGTATCGCCCTTATCGGCAGCGGCAGGTGGCGCCAGTTCGTCCGGCGTTGGTCCGGTCAAGATGGTGATTAAAAATGGAGTCCTCATGCCAAAGCAGAAGCAACGTCGCTACCGTACCGAACGGCCATTTGCTTGCGAACATTGTTCGGCTAGATTTACGCTGCGATCCAACATGGAGCGGCATATTAAGCAGCAACATCCACAGTTCTGGTCTCAGCGACAGCGGGGTGGCCATCATCTGATGCGtcgcggtggtggtggtggaggcaACAGCAGTAGCGCTGCGAGTATGTCGGCTACAAACAGCTCCGTCGGGTCGCTTGTAACAGCACTGCAGGGAGCGTTTGGTGCTGGTGGAGGTATGCACGGAAGTGGCAATGGAAGTGGTGCCATTTCCGAGCAGGTAAAGTACGCCATCTTAGCGCAGCAGTCCGGCAAGGGCAGTGGAGGGATGTGTGGTGTTGGTAGTAATAGCCAGGATGGAGCTGCAAGTCACTTGAACCCACTTTTGCACAACATGATCGTACAGGGTGCGGCAGGACAGTggaaccagcagcaacagcaacaccaaCGTCTCAACCACCATTACGGACAGCAGCAAACCGCCGTAATGTCGTCCGGACTTGCCGGCAGACGTATGGGTGGCGGTGCGCGTGGCGAAACggaagaagatgatgatgacgattgtCGGGAGGATCGACCGTACGAAGGTGCCACACCGATACTTAGCCAACGTTATCGTCGCCGTCGTCGCCGCCTGCAATCGCATCTTGATCAGGATGGTGAATTTCTGCGCCGTGGTTTCGACGAAGGTGGCAACCTTCACAAGATGGCGTACGACGAGGAAGAACGTCAAATGGCTCCACCTGTAGACCACCAGGAAGAAGAGAATGAGGAGGATGAGGAGGAAGAGGGAGCAGCTGAGGAAGGACATGACAAAGCGGAGGAGGATGATGAGGAGGATGATGCTCAGCTCGTGATTGACGAGGAAGAAGAATGTGGAACAAGGATGTTGAAGCTGCAAGTACCGGACAGTAAAAATGCTCCAAATCTAGCAGCGTACAACGAACCGAAAGACGGGCTGGGAGCAAATGGTGGTGATGGAGACTCACATCCCGAACATGGTGGTAGCATGAATCGCATACTGAAACAGAAGCTGGAAGAGAATCGTACGAAGGCAGAGATTGGTGATAAGGTTGCTAAAGTACAGGAGCAAACAACGATGAACTCtccgcaacagcaacaaccttCCTGTAAGCAGTCTAAACAGCACAAccaaacagcaacagcttcaCCCACCGTTACGAGAAAGACGTCatctagcagcagcagcagtagcagcagtagtttGATCAACCACGATGAAAGTGGGAGCAGTGATCTAGTACCCGTGTCCAAGCTGCTTGATAACGCTGTCAATCCGGCATTGGAAAGCTTTTTCAG CAGACCAGAGGTTCAGGTACCACTATCTCAGGATCACAGCGATGAGGAGGGACTGGTGGCGTCTGGTTCGGCGTCGGAGAGTAATAACTCTGGCACGGATGATCCGAACCCTTCGGCGGTGGCACTTGCCCATCAGCAGCAGAAAAAGAAGTCCGCCTACAGCCTGGCCCCGAATCGTGTCAGCTGTCCGTACTGTCAGCGCATGTTCCCGTGGTCAAGTTCGCTGCGTCGACACATCCTCACGCATACCGGCCAGAAGCCGTTCAAGTGTTCCCAATGTACGCTGCTCTTTACCACCAAATCTAACTGTGACCGACACCTACTCCGCAAGCACGGTGACGTGGAATCGGCCGTTTCGATACCGGTACCGATTGACGATCTGCTGGATCCGAAACCGGAACCGATACCGGTGGCAGTTGCCGAAGCAATGTGCAAGAAGATATCTGGCAAAGGAACGCGATCAGCAGCGGTTACCTCACTAAAGGGACCTGAAcagcagctgcaacaacaacagcagcagcaacaggttAATGTCGAAGAGGAGGAACACCAACCAGATGCTGGGCAGTCGAAGGATAAGGATTGCGAGGTAGCTGCGGTGGCATCAAAAAACGATTCACTTGTGGTAGCGGCGATAAACCGTCGCGAGTcagaagacgaggagaatgtTAAGCTGAACCCAGTGTTCGACAAGAAGAATGGCAGTGAAGGTGGAAAACAGGATGAagtggaggaggaagaggaggaggacgaggaTGAGGAGAAGGAAGAATTGGAAGACAAAACGTCGAATGAGCAAGAAGTGAAGGAAACTCGTCATCGACGGTCAGCACGCCGTCATCATCGTGATGAGACGATGGAAAACGGCGATGAAGAGGAAAGCCGTCAACGTCGCTTCAATCAACACCATTCGGAGAATACACCAGATACGGCGATGGAGGAAGAGGAAGGTGAGGGCAAGGAAGGACTGTTTTCGGTTGGTGGTTTGCCAGATCTTCCCTACAAGTGCCACCTGTGCGATGTTTCAACCGCTGAGCGAGTGTCCTGTCTGGAGCACATTAAGCAAACGCATCCACAGGAGTTCACGACACTTATGGCGAAGGTATCGCTCGAGGCGGCCGCATCAGCAACGGAGAGTGAAGCACACACCGGCTCACCGGACGATGATGAGagtggcaacaacaacaataataacaacaataacaacagtgGCAAGTATCTCGACTATGCCAATCGGAAGGTAGGTCTAAG GTTATCTGCGCATTCTGTTTGCGTCGCTTCTGGTCGACGGAAGACCTGA